In Panicum virgatum strain AP13 chromosome 4N, P.virgatum_v5, whole genome shotgun sequence, a single window of DNA contains:
- the LOC120670330 gene encoding uncharacterized protein LOC120670330 produces the protein MVVVSGGGGNAWAKEMTIRRRIASIFNKTQEHFPTLKDYNDYLEEVEDMTFNLIEGIDVEAIEAKIARYQKENAEQIFLSRAKRAEDLAAALKASRMNPVKTDADDTAAGSSQGISGGAGVQGQYAPAAVPGGAQPRPTGMAPQPIGGRSDPLQGDDEETRRLRAERAARAGGWTIELSKRRAMEEAFSAIFL, from the exons ATGGTGGTGGTGTCCGGCGGCGGGGGGAACGCGTGGGCAAAGGAGATGACCATCCGCCGCAGGATAGCCAGCAT ATTCAACAAGACGCAGGAACATTTCCCTACTCTGAAGGACTACAACGATTATCTGGAAGAAGTTGAGGATATGA CTTTCAACCTGATTGAAGGGATAGATGTTGAAGCGATCGAAGCTAAAATTGCGAGATACCAAAAGGAAAATGCTGAGCAGATATTTTTGTCCCGAGCGAAAAGG GCTGAAGATCTTGCGGCTGCACTAAAAGCAAGCAGGATGAACCCTGTAAAGACCGACGCCGATGATACG GCTGCTGGGAGTTCCCAGGGTATTAGCGGTGGGGCAGGAGTTCAGGGCCAGTATGCGCCTGCTGCTGTCCCTGGCGGGGCTCAGCCTCGTCCCACAGGTATGGCTCCTCAACCAATCGGCGGTCGGTCAGATCCTCTTCAAGGAGATGATGAGGAGACCAGGAGACTACGTGCGGAGAGAGCAGCACGAGCAGGCGGATGGACTATTGAATTGAGTAAGAGGAGAGCGATGGAGGAGGCGTTTAGTGCCATATTCCTCTAG